The genomic stretch TGACGCCAGAGCTTGATGTAAGCCAAATTGATCCTAAATTACTTGCTGGAGGACAATCCGGAGGCGAGCAATATGCTGTCCCGCTAGGCTCCGTCGCTTACGGCATGATTTATGACAAAGCTGCGCTGGAGAAGCTCGGCATTGCAGCGCCATCGAACGGTTGGACATGGGATGATTTCTTCGCTTTAGCGAAGGAAGCTAAGTCCAAGCTGCCAAGTGGTCAATACTTCTCTAAAGATTACGCAGGTGATTATTTTGCATATTCAGCATTCCAGTACAGTAAAGGTAAAGGAACGATCATATCAGAGGATGGCAAATTCAACGTGGATCAGGCATCTTTCCTAGAATGGACAACAAAATTTGAAGAGCTGCGCAAGGAAGGAATCATTCCGCCTGCGGATGTCAATTCATCGGATAAAGAGTTTGATCCACAAATGGATTTGATGGTTTCTGGCAAGGTATTGCTGCGCTTGAGCTTCTCTAATAACTATGGTTCTTGGGATAGCTTGAAGAAAGGGGCATACGCACTTGTGACTATGCCGCGCTCAACAGAAGCAGGCGGCTGGCTTAAACCATCTATGTATCTAGCCGTTTCCGCAAATTCTAAAAAAACAGACGAGGCAAAAAAATTCGTCAACTGGTTCGTGAACGATCCTGAAGCAGCTAAAATATTGAAGACTGCACGCGGATTGCCAGTCAATAAGGACAATGCAACGGCTTTGCAGGAAACAATGAGCGATACAGATAAAGTAGGCTTGGAGCTTCTTCGTGCAACAGAAACCGACGGTCAAACCTGGACTGCTGGACCAGGAGGCTGGACGAACTATATTGATAAGGATTGGCCGCTTGTGCGAGATCAGCTTAGCTTTAATAAAATAACACCTGAGCAAGCTTACGAACAACTGGCAGACGCAGCTAAGGCTTACGAAAAATAAAGTATAGCTCGACGCCCGGAACGTTTTTTGTTCCGGGCATTGCGTGTTTTATTCAAAGGAGTGGGGATATGGCAATTTTCATTCAGGATGTGATAGACAAATTAGAATCGCCGGTTGCTCGGCTGGAGCATACGGTAGACAAGCTGGAATCAGGGGATGCCTCTTCAGAAGTAACGGGAATTGTGGTTACGTTTATGGCGACACAATATGTTATTGAACAAGCCATTGCACGGGGAGCAAATTTAATAATTGCTCATGAGGGCTCTTTTTACAGTCACACAGGCAATAAGGAATGGTTGCAATACGATCCAGTCTATCAACAGAAGCAGAGGCTTATTGAAGAGAATGGCATAGCCATCTACAGGTTTCATGATTATTACCATCGTTACGAGCCTGACGGCATTATGACAGGGCTGCTCCAGGAGCTGGGCTGGGAATCAGCCGTAAGCGAATATGAACCGGCAGCAGCAATTGTGACTATCCCCGCTATGACCGTGTATGACGTAGCTGAGTATGTGAAACAGAAGCTGGGGATTTCATTTGTCCGGGCAATTGGAGATTTGACGGCGCCCTGTACACGTATTGGACTGCTGGTAGGGTATAGGGGCGGCGGTGCCAATGCTATTCCTTTTTTTGAGAAAGCAGGTATGGATTTAATCATTGCGGGAGAAGGACCCGAATGGGAAACCCCAGAATATGTTAGGGATGCCGCGCAGCAGGGGAGACAGAAAGCTTTAATCATGCTTGGTCATGCGCATAGTGAAGAGCCTGGGATGAGATATTTGGCAAAATGGATGGAAGCGCGTTTTTCCCTCATTCCGGTTCAATTTGTATCTGGGGAGCATTCCTTTCAATTGATCTAGCGGGCAAGGCACAACAAACAATAAGAGGCGAAAATGGGAGGTTTATTCATGAGTCAATCTACATTATTCCAATCTGGCGATGGGAGTCAGGCCTGGCTAGGCTATCAACCAATGGCTAAAGGTGAGCGTTGTGATCAGTATGCGTTATATAGCAACATTGCAGTGACGAAGTCAGATGACATTATTCAGACAGCTATAAATGAGCTGTCTCAAGGGATTGAGGGTTTACTTGGTCAGCCGGCTATCGTATCGGAATACGCTGAGGGCACTTCTGGCATTTTACTTGGCATTTTTGATCAAAACGGCATCATTGATGAATGCTTCGCTCCAGAAGTCCGTTCAGCCGTAGGTGGAGAAGGCTATGCCATTAAAACGGACAGCTCAAATGGCCGAATAACGATCGGCGCGTCTTCCTCCGTCGGTATTTTATATGGAGCATTCCATCTGCTGCGCCTTTTCAGCACAGGCTGTGCCGTAGATGCTTTAAATATTGTAGAGAATCCGATTAATCAGCTTCGCATGATTAATCAATGGGATAATATAGACGGCAGCGTAGAGCGGGGCTATGCTGGGAAATCTATTTTTTATTCAGACAACAAAGTGACCGACAATGTAGAGCGTATTCGTCATTATGCGAGACTGCTCGCTTCAGCGGGTATAAATGCCATTTCCATCAATAATGTTAATGTCCATCGAGTCGAGAGCATGCTGGTTACACAGCCGTATCTATCTGACGTAGCGAGGCTCGCTGCCATTTTTCGAGTGTACGGCATCAAGCTGTTTCTGAGCGCCAATTACGCCAGCCCGCTTGAAATAGGCGGACTCTCTACAGCAGATCCGCTTGATCCGGGCGTCCGGCAATGGTGGCATGACAAGGCAGCCGAGGTGTTCACCGCCATTCCTGATTTTGGCGGCTTCCTCGTTAAGGCCGATTCGGAGAACCGGCCAGGGCCGTTTACCTATGGAAGGGACCACGCAGAAGGAGCCAATATGCTGGCAGAGGCGCTAGAGCCTTTTGGAGGGATCGTGATTTGGCGCTGCTTTGTGTATAACTGCAAGCAGGATTGGCGGGATCGATCGACGGACCGGGCACGGGCGGCCTTCGATCATTTTAAGCCGCTGGATGGAAAGTTTATGGATAATGTAATTTTGCAGGTGAAAAATGGGCCGATCGACTTTCAAGTGAGGGAGCCGGTATCACCGCTTCTAGGAGCAATGCCTTCAACGAACCAAGTGCTTGAGCTTCAGATTACGCAGGAGTATACCGGCCAGCAGCGCCATCTATGCTATTTGGTTCCGCAGTGGAAAGAGATTCTTGAATTCGATACCCTTATTAAGGGGGAAGGCTCTACCGTGAAACGCATTGCGGATGGCTCGCTTCACGGCAACCGATACAGCGGCTTTGCCGCCGTCTCCAATATCGGCGACGATACGAATTGGACGGGACATTTGCTGGCTCAGGCGAATCTCTATGGCTATGGTCGGCTAGCTTGGAACCCAGAGCTTTCCTCTGAACAAATTGCTGAGGAATGGGTAAGGCTGACCTTTGGAGGAG from Paenibacillus sp. FSL H8-0548 encodes the following:
- a CDS encoding extracellular solute-binding protein; the protein is MLKWKRSLTVLLAAALVGTLAACGGGEKNKATEPGNSASTSENQSVKLRIMWWGAQERHEATLAALDLYTKNNPNVTFEPEYSGMDGYLDKLSTQAAASNAPDIIQLDPGWTPDWAARKQLSVLTPELDVSQIDPKLLAGGQSGGEQYAVPLGSVAYGMIYDKAALEKLGIAAPSNGWTWDDFFALAKEAKSKLPSGQYFSKDYAGDYFAYSAFQYSKGKGTIISEDGKFNVDQASFLEWTTKFEELRKEGIIPPADVNSSDKEFDPQMDLMVSGKVLLRLSFSNNYGSWDSLKKGAYALVTMPRSTEAGGWLKPSMYLAVSANSKKTDEAKKFVNWFVNDPEAAKILKTARGLPVNKDNATALQETMSDTDKVGLELLRATETDGQTWTAGPGGWTNYIDKDWPLVRDQLSFNKITPEQAYEQLADAAKAYEK
- a CDS encoding Nif3-like dinuclear metal center hexameric protein, whose product is MAIFIQDVIDKLESPVARLEHTVDKLESGDASSEVTGIVVTFMATQYVIEQAIARGANLIIAHEGSFYSHTGNKEWLQYDPVYQQKQRLIEENGIAIYRFHDYYHRYEPDGIMTGLLQELGWESAVSEYEPAAAIVTIPAMTVYDVAEYVKQKLGISFVRAIGDLTAPCTRIGLLVGYRGGGANAIPFFEKAGMDLIIAGEGPEWETPEYVRDAAQQGRQKALIMLGHAHSEEPGMRYLAKWMEARFSLIPVQFVSGEHSFQLI
- a CDS encoding alpha-glucuronidase family glycosyl hydrolase, translated to MSQSTLFQSGDGSQAWLGYQPMAKGERCDQYALYSNIAVTKSDDIIQTAINELSQGIEGLLGQPAIVSEYAEGTSGILLGIFDQNGIIDECFAPEVRSAVGGEGYAIKTDSSNGRITIGASSSVGILYGAFHLLRLFSTGCAVDALNIVENPINQLRMINQWDNIDGSVERGYAGKSIFYSDNKVTDNVERIRHYARLLASAGINAISINNVNVHRVESMLVTQPYLSDVARLAAIFRVYGIKLFLSANYASPLEIGGLSTADPLDPGVRQWWHDKAAEVFTAIPDFGGFLVKADSENRPGPFTYGRDHAEGANMLAEALEPFGGIVIWRCFVYNCKQDWRDRSTDRARAAFDHFKPLDGKFMDNVILQVKNGPIDFQVREPVSPLLGAMPSTNQVLELQITQEYTGQQRHLCYLVPQWKEILEFDTLIKGEGSTVKRIADGSLHGNRYSGFAAVSNIGDDTNWTGHLLAQANLYGYGRLAWNPELSSEQIAEEWVRLTFGGEEQLVHTIQKMLMDSWEIYESYTAPLGVGFMVNPDHHYGPNVEGYEYSMWGTYHFADCYGIGVDRTIASGTGYVNQYVGANVNKYESLESCPDELLLFFHHVPYKHVLHSGKTVIQHIYDTHFEGVERAIALSDKWQLLSGSMDERMHKQAAERLAEQAEHAKEWRDRINTYFYRKSGIADEQGREIY